One genomic segment of Arcobacter porcinus includes these proteins:
- the secA gene encoding preprotein translocase subunit SecA: MLNVFSKVFGTRNDRVVKNYKKRALNISNLEESFKKLSDDELKKEWEKLKSLVQNDEKSLDDVLENAFAIIREASYRSLNMRPYDVQLIGAMVLNHGDIAEMKTGEGKTLVGAIAVCLNALSGLGVHVVTVNDYLAQRDANELKPLFEFLGFKVGAIVDGIKDDDERRLQYSYDITYGTNSSFGFDFLRDNMVYDLSEKVQRGHNFVIVDEVDSILIDEARTPLIISGPTNNKNQNYVKANEIALKLEKGTLTEARNPAEKAITTGDFIVDEKNRAVSLTEAGHIKAEELFGVGNLYSIENAMLSHSLDQALKANYIFVKDVDYVVKDDQIIIVDEFTGRLSEGRRFSEGLHQALEAKEKVAIQDESQTLADTTYQNYFRMYKKLSGMTGTAQTEATEFAQIYNLDVVSIPTNVPIKRIDRSDLIYKTEREKFEAVCEKIKYYHEKGQPVLVGTASIEKSEKLHTILASKKIPHTVLNAKQHEKEGKIIADAGQKGAVTIATNMAGRGVDIKLTEDILALGGLAIIGTERHESRRIDNQLRGRSGRQGDVGESQFYLSLEDNLLRIFGSDKIRSIMERLGIKEGEFIESRMVTRAVENAQKKVESMHFESRKHLLEYDDVANEQRKVIYKFRNELLREDYDITSKITENREDYVNYILQEANIFDNLASEDFDYDFLLANLKEDLHIILTKENIESEDYLSLKTNLLDILNKIYSEKMSIADEKQRSEIERILYLQILDKAYREHLYAMDTLKTGIGLRGYNQKDPLVEYKKESYNMFVDLVSSIKIEIIKVLFTIQLQSKEDAQKEKEAIERMKASMEKANSNQTTNIAQEAVRTSDKKIARNEPCPCGSGLKYKQCCGKSGPKRGLVVGN; encoded by the coding sequence ATGCTAAATGTTTTTTCAAAAGTTTTTGGTACAAGAAATGATAGAGTTGTAAAAAACTATAAAAAAAGAGCTCTAAATATCTCTAACTTAGAAGAGTCTTTCAAAAAGCTAAGTGATGATGAGTTAAAAAAAGAGTGGGAAAAGTTAAAATCTCTTGTTCAAAACGATGAAAAATCTTTGGATGATGTTTTAGAAAATGCTTTTGCCATTATTAGAGAAGCTAGTTATAGAAGCTTAAATATGAGACCTTATGATGTACAGTTAATTGGTGCTATGGTTTTAAATCATGGTGATATTGCAGAGATGAAAACAGGAGAAGGGAAAACTCTTGTTGGAGCAATTGCAGTTTGTTTAAATGCACTTTCAGGTCTTGGAGTTCATGTTGTAACTGTAAATGATTATCTAGCACAAAGAGATGCTAATGAGTTAAAACCACTATTTGAATTTTTAGGATTCAAAGTTGGTGCTATAGTTGATGGTATAAAAGATGATGATGAGAGAAGATTACAATACTCTTACGATATTACTTATGGTACAAATAGCTCTTTTGGATTTGATTTTCTAAGAGATAATATGGTTTATGATTTAAGTGAAAAAGTTCAAAGAGGACATAACTTTGTAATAGTTGATGAAGTTGACTCTATTTTGATTGATGAAGCAAGAACTCCTCTTATAATTAGTGGTCCAACAAACAATAAAAATCAAAACTATGTAAAAGCAAATGAAATTGCTTTAAAACTTGAAAAAGGTACTTTAACAGAAGCTAGAAATCCAGCTGAAAAAGCAATTACAACTGGTGATTTTATAGTTGATGAGAAAAATAGAGCTGTTAGTTTAACAGAAGCTGGGCATATAAAAGCAGAAGAACTTTTTGGAGTTGGAAATTTATATTCAATAGAAAATGCAATGCTTTCTCACTCACTTGATCAAGCATTAAAAGCAAACTATATTTTTGTAAAAGATGTTGATTATGTTGTAAAAGATGATCAAATTATAATTGTTGATGAATTTACAGGAAGATTAAGTGAAGGTAGAAGATTTAGCGAAGGTCTTCATCAAGCTCTTGAAGCAAAAGAGAAAGTTGCTATTCAAGATGAGAGCCAAACTTTAGCTGATACAACTTATCAGAACTACTTTAGAATGTATAAAAAACTTTCAGGAATGACAGGAACTGCTCAAACAGAAGCAACTGAATTTGCTCAAATTTATAATCTTGATGTTGTTTCTATTCCTACAAATGTTCCAATTAAAAGGATAGATAGAAGTGATTTAATCTATAAAACTGAAAGAGAAAAATTTGAAGCTGTTTGTGAAAAGATAAAATATTATCACGAAAAAGGTCAGCCTGTTCTTGTAGGAACTGCAAGTATTGAAAAAAGTGAGAAACTACATACAATCTTAGCTAGTAAAAAGATTCCTCATACAGTTTTAAATGCAAAACAACACGAAAAAGAGGGAAAAATCATTGCTGATGCTGGACAAAAAGGTGCTGTGACAATTGCCACAAATATGGCAGGACGTGGAGTTGATATTAAACTTACAGAGGATATTTTAGCTCTTGGTGGTTTAGCAATTATTGGAACAGAAAGACACGAAAGTAGAAGAATTGACAATCAATTAAGAGGAAGAAGTGGAAGACAAGGAGATGTTGGAGAGTCTCAATTTTATCTATCTTTAGAAGATAATCTTTTAAGAATTTTTGGAAGTGATAAGATTCGTTCAATTATGGAAAGACTTGGTATTAAAGAGGGTGAATTTATTGAATCAAGAATGGTTACAAGAGCTGTAGAAAATGCACAGAAAAAAGTTGAATCAATGCACTTTGAAAGTAGAAAACATCTTTTAGAGTATGATGATGTTGCAAATGAACAAAGAAAAGTAATATACAAATTTAGAAATGAGCTTTTAAGAGAAGATTATGATATTACAAGTAAAATCACTGAAAATAGAGAAGATTATGTAAACTATATTCTTCAAGAAGCAAATATTTTTGATAATTTAGCTTCTGAAGATTTTGATTATGATTTCTTACTTGCAAACTTAAAAGAGGATCTTCATATTATTTTAACAAAAGAAAATATAGAGAGTGAAGATTATTTATCTTTAAAAACAAATTTACTTGATATTTTAAATAAAATATATAGTGAAAAAATGAGTATTGCAGATGAAAAACAAAGAAGTGAAATTGAAAGAATCTTATATTTACAAATTTTAGACAAAGCTTATAGAGAGCATTTATATGCAATGGATACTTTAAAAACAGGAATTGGATTAAGAGGTTATAACCAAAAAGACCCACTTGTTGAATATAAAAAAGAGTCTTATAATATGTTTGTTGATTTAGTTTCTAGTATAAAAATTGAGATTATAAAAGTTTTATTTACTATTCAATTACAAAGTAAAGAAGATGCACAAAAAGAGAAAGAAGCTATTGAAAGAATGAAAGCTTCAATGGAAAAAGCAAATAGTAATCAAACTACAAATATAGCACAAGAAGCAGTTAGAACAAGTGATAAAAAGATTGCTAGAA
- the lolA gene encoding LolA-like outer membrane lipoprotein chaperone, whose product MFYRTLIIMLFIINFSQASVNELKNLKTLQAEFIQTIDSSNGTKIEYRGYLYIKNSGKILWSYKEPILKNVFVDGKMVIIDEPELEQAIYTHLENQIDILKLLNDAKHIKDNLYKTTIEDVDYEIILNNKKIEKISYEDELENKIEIRLENTIYDENINDNIFVFILPNNYDLIRK is encoded by the coding sequence ATGTTTTATAGAACTTTAATAATTATGCTATTTATCATAAACTTTTCACAAGCTTCAGTAAATGAGTTAAAAAACTTAAAAACTTTACAAGCTGAATTTATACAAACAATAGATTCTTCAAATGGAACAAAGATTGAATACAGAGGTTATTTATATATAAAAAATAGTGGTAAAATCCTATGGAGCTATAAAGAACCAATATTGAAAAATGTCTTTGTGGATGGAAAAATGGTCATAATAGATGAACCAGAACTTGAACAAGCTATATATACACATTTAGAAAATCAAATTGATATTTTAAAACTATTAAATGATGCAAAACATATAAAAGATAATTTATATAAAACAACTATTGAAGATGTAGATTATGAGATTATTTTAAATAATAAGAAAATAGAAAAAATATCATATGAAGATGAATTGGAAAATAAAATTGAAATAAGATTAGAAAATACAATTTATGATGAAAATATAAATGATAATATATTTGTTTTTATTCTTCCAAATAACTATGATTTAATAAGAAAATAG
- a CDS encoding 2-oxoacid:acceptor oxidoreductase family protein, which translates to MSSNRTLMRFTGVGGQGVLLAGEIFAIAKINNGGFGLKTATYTSQVRGGPTVVDITLQNEEIIYPYANDGEIDFMLSVAQISFDLFKKGVKIGATIVVEPNLVRASDEDKKKWNIVEIPIITIAKEEVGNVITQSILALAIANYFTGETIPKEVLREAMLSKVPAKLHDINNKAYDLGYKYAKEAKENNK; encoded by the coding sequence ATGTCATCAAACAGAACTTTAATGAGATTTACAGGAGTTGGTGGACAAGGTGTACTTCTAGCTGGTGAAATTTTTGCAATAGCAAAAATAAATAATGGTGGTTTTGGTCTTAAAACAGCTACTTATACATCTCAAGTAAGAGGTGGTCCAACAGTTGTTGATATTACTTTACAAAATGAAGAGATTATCTATCCTTATGCAAATGATGGAGAGATAGATTTTATGCTTTCTGTTGCTCAAATATCTTTTGATTTATTTAAAAAAGGTGTAAAGATTGGAGCAACAATAGTTGTAGAACCAAATCTTGTAAGAGCAAGTGATGAAGATAAGAAAAAATGGAATATAGTTGAAATTCCTATTATTACAATTGCTAAAGAAGAAGTTGGAAATGTTATTACTCAATCAATTTTAGCTCTTGCAATTGCAAACTATTTTACAGGTGAAACTATTCCAAAAGAGGTTTTAAGAGAAGCAATGCTTTCAAAAGTTCCTGCAAAACTTCATGATATAAATAATAAAGCTTATGATTTAGGTTATAAGTATGCTAAAGAAGCAAAAGAAAATAATAAGTAG
- a CDS encoding 2-oxoglutarate ferredoxin oxidoreductase subunit beta, whose translation MAFNYDEYLRTDKMPTLWCWGCGDGVILKALVRAIDKLGWNMDDVCVVSGIGCSGRFSSYINCNTVHTTHGRTLAYATGIKMANPEKKVIVVGGDGDGLAIGGNHTIHAARRNIDLTYILINNFIYGLTNSQTSPTTPKGMWTATMERGNIDPSFDSCKLVEAAGASFVARETMIEPKKLERTLVKALEHKGFSYVEVFSNCHVNLGRKNKMASATANLEWIDSISIAKTKFEMLEEDDKVGKFATGILKQDENMIEYCEAYDKVKEAHKNKTMVQL comes from the coding sequence ATGGCTTTTAACTATGACGAATATTTAAGAACAGATAAAATGCCAACACTTTGGTGTTGGGGTTGTGGTGATGGTGTTATATTAAAAGCTTTGGTAAGAGCAATTGATAAGCTAGGTTGGAATATGGATGATGTTTGTGTTGTTTCTGGTATAGGTTGTTCTGGAAGATTCTCTTCATATATAAACTGTAATACAGTTCATACAACTCATGGAAGAACTTTAGCATATGCAACTGGAATAAAAATGGCAAATCCAGAGAAAAAAGTGATTGTTGTTGGTGGAGATGGAGATGGTCTTGCTATTGGTGGAAACCATACAATTCACGCTGCTAGAAGAAATATTGATTTAACATATATTTTAATAAACAACTTTATTTATGGTCTTACAAATTCTCAAACAAGTCCAACGACTCCAAAAGGAATGTGGACTGCAACAATGGAAAGAGGAAATATAGATCCAAGTTTTGATTCTTGTAAGCTTGTTGAAGCAGCAGGTGCAAGTTTTGTGGCAAGAGAAACAATGATTGAACCAAAAAAACTTGAAAGAACTTTAGTTAAAGCTCTTGAGCATAAAGGTTTTTCATACGTTGAAGTATTCTCAAACTGCCATGTAAACTTAGGTAGAAAAAACAAAATGGCAAGTGCAACTGCAAACTTAGAGTGGATTGACTCAATTTCAATTGCAAAAACAAAATTTGAAATGCTTGAAGAAGATGATAAAGTTGGAAAATTTGCAACTGGTATTTTAAAACAAGATGAAAATATGATTGAGTATTGTGAAGCTTATGATAAAGTAAAAGAGGCTCACAAAAATAAAACTATGGTTCAGTTATAA
- a CDS encoding 2-oxoglutarate synthase subunit alpha, protein MSRELISTGNELAALAAIDSNCQFFGGYPITPSSEIMHVLSSKLPAIGGACMQMEDEIAGICSALGAAMSGKRAMTATSGPGISLKAENLGLGYIAEVPLVVVNVMRGGPSTGLPTRVSQGDILQAKNPTHGDVKSITLMPGNLEECYTEVVRAFNLADRFMQPVFVLLDETIGHMAGKVSIPDLDEVIKNKIDRKRFDGEKKDYLPYGVKDDEAAILNPMFEGYRYHFTGLHHGPTGHPTEDAVVCENLMKRLFKKVEAHTDELESNEEFMLDDAEIMIIAYGSVSLGAKEAIRRLRNEGVKIGMFRPKTLWPSPEKRLNELVNKFDKILVAELNMGQYLGEIERVSGKKEFTTLLKANGRPISPLEIIEKVKGM, encoded by the coding sequence ATGTCAAGAGAACTAATATCAACTGGAAATGAATTAGCTGCATTAGCGGCGATTGATTCAAATTGTCAATTTTTTGGAGGTTACCCTATTACTCCATCTAGTGAAATAATGCATGTATTATCATCTAAGCTACCAGCTATTGGTGGTGCTTGTATGCAAATGGAAGATGAAATTGCAGGAATTTGCTCTGCTTTAGGTGCTGCTATGAGTGGTAAAAGAGCAATGACAGCAACTTCTGGACCTGGAATCTCATTAAAAGCTGAAAATCTTGGACTTGGATATATTGCTGAAGTACCTTTAGTTGTTGTAAATGTTATGAGAGGTGGACCATCAACTGGTCTTCCTACAAGAGTTTCTCAAGGAGATATTTTACAAGCAAAAAATCCAACTCATGGAGATGTAAAATCAATTACACTTATGCCTGGAAATTTAGAAGAGTGTTACACTGAAGTTGTAAGGGCTTTCAATCTAGCAGATAGATTTATGCAACCTGTTTTTGTTTTATTAGATGAAACAATTGGGCATATGGCTGGAAAAGTTTCAATTCCTGATTTAGATGAAGTAATTAAAAATAAAATTGATAGAAAAAGATTTGATGGAGAAAAAAAAGATTATCTTCCTTATGGTGTAAAAGATGATGAAGCAGCTATTTTAAATCCAATGTTTGAAGGATATAGATATCACTTCACAGGACTTCACCATGGTCCTACTGGTCATCCAACAGAAGATGCTGTTGTTTGTGAAAACTTAATGAAAAGACTGTTCAAAAAAGTAGAAGCTCATACAGATGAACTAGAATCAAATGAAGAGTTTATGCTAGATGATGCAGAAATTATGATTATTGCTTATGGTTCAGTATCTTTAGGAGCTAAAGAAGCTATTAGAAGATTAAGAAATGAAGGTGTAAAAATTGGTATGTTTAGACCAAAAACTCTTTGGCCAAGTCCTGAAAAAAGATTAAATGAACTTGTAAATAAATTTGACAAAATTTTAGTTGCAGAATTAAATATGGGTCAATATTTAGGTGAAATAGAAAGAGTAAGTGGGAAAAAAGAGTTTACAACTCTTTTAAAAGCAAATGGAAGACCAATCTCTCCACTTGAAATTATAGAAAAAGTAAAAGGAATGTAA
- a CDS encoding 4Fe-4S dicluster domain-containing protein has product MSSIEAPLNTPVWVDESRCKACDRCVAVCPAGVLSMRQEIHSTLGAMATVVHPEACIGCNDCELSCPDFAIFVADKKEYKFSKLTPEAKERQEKIIKNSYKLLDEDKKV; this is encoded by the coding sequence ATGTCAAGTATAGAAGCTCCTTTAAATACCCCTGTATGGGTTGATGAAAGTAGATGTAAAGCTTGTGATAGATGTGTTGCTGTTTGTCCAGCTGGTGTTTTATCTATGAGACAAGAGATCCATTCAACACTTGGTGCCATGGCAACTGTTGTTCATCCTGAAGCTTGTATTGGCTGTAATGATTGTGAACTTTCATGTCCTGATTTTGCTATTTTCGTTGCTGATAAAAAAGAGTATAAATTTTCAAAACTAACACCTGAAGCAAAAGAGAGACAAGAAAAAATTATAAAAAATTCTTATAAATTATTAGATGAAGATAAAAAGGTTTAA
- a CDS encoding tRNA1(Val) (adenine(37)-N6)-methyltransferase, with protein MVLYQPIDGYCYNSDTHFLYDFICKNLEKFKNVKGELLDIGSGSGILGLLVVRNFEKLQLNQVELQKSFQFFSQKNSEINQISSNMFFGSFLEVDFKKEFDICVSNPPFYHSNVIKSENESLKIARYNTSMPLYDFIKKSSEILTKDGKLFFCYDAKQLDMIVLYLKEFKLNIESIQFVHPKKTSDASLIMVYARKNSKSLLKVMKPLIVFSKNAKFKKEIENIYKNINTYSIKAKIE; from the coding sequence TTGGTACTTTATCAACCTATTGATGGGTATTGTTATAATAGTGATACTCATTTCTTATATGACTTTATTTGTAAAAATTTAGAAAAATTTAAAAATGTAAAAGGAGAACTTCTTGATATTGGAAGTGGAAGTGGAATTCTTGGATTATTAGTAGTAAGAAACTTCGAAAAATTGCAATTAAATCAAGTTGAACTTCAAAAAAGTTTCCAATTTTTTTCACAAAAAAACTCAGAAATAAATCAAATATCATCAAATATGTTTTTTGGCTCATTTTTAGAAGTTGATTTTAAAAAAGAGTTTGATATTTGTGTATCAAATCCACCTTTTTATCATTCAAATGTAATAAAAAGTGAAAATGAAAGCTTGAAAATAGCCAGATATAATACATCAATGCCACTTTATGATTTTATAAAAAAGAGTTCAGAAATTTTAACAAAAGATGGTAAACTGTTTTTTTGTTATGATGCAAAACAATTAGATATGATAGTTTTATATTTAAAAGAGTTTAAATTAAATATAGAATCAATTCAGTTTGTTCATCCTAAAAAGACCAGTGATGCCAGTTTGATTATGGTTTATGCAAGAAAAAATTCAAAATCTCTTTTAAAAGTTATGAAACCTTTGATAGTTTTTTCAAAGAATGCAAAATTTAAAAAAGAGATAGAAAATATATATAAAAATATAAATACTTATAGTATAAAGGCTAAAATTGAGTGA
- a CDS encoding YkgJ family cysteine cluster protein, which yields MSDLMKKDGYSFSFNPKACESCGGKCCTGESGYIWINISEIEALAKHLKMTLDDFREKYLFKESYKYSLKEVKYEDGNYACCFFDNIKKQCSIYEYRPYQCRTFPFWSYFKDNFKEVEKECIGIKKL from the coding sequence TTGAGTGATTTAATGAAAAAAGATGGATACTCTTTCTCTTTTAATCCAAAAGCTTGTGAATCTTGTGGAGGTAAATGTTGCACAGGAGAAAGTGGTTATATTTGGATAAATATTTCTGAAATTGAGGCTTTGGCAAAACATTTAAAAATGACTTTGGATGACTTTAGAGAGAAATATCTTTTTAAAGAATCATATAAATATAGTTTAAAAGAGGTAAAATACGAAGATGGAAATTATGCTTGTTGTTTTTTTGATAATATAAAAAAACAGTGTAGTATCTATGAATATAGACCATATCAATGTAGAACATTTCCTTTTTGGTCATATTTTAAAGATAATTTTAAAGAGGTAGAAAAAGAGTGTATTGGTATAAAAAAACTTTAA
- the trpC gene encoding indole-3-glycerol phosphate synthase TrpC has protein sequence MILDEINKITLEDVKKREEKISLEDLENVIEEGTFYTKDVKSFLKSTKDEAIRIIAEVKKASPSKGVIKEDFDPIFIAKEYNKYGANAISVLTEPHYFKGDLNYLKSIRSVTDIPLLRKDFILTKYQIAEALVYGADFILLIAKSLSQELLNELYEYAIGLNLEVLVEIHDEEDLQKALNSGANIIGINHRDLKTFKMDMELCEKLIPKIPKDKIVVAESGVSDINIIKKLHKIGADAFLIGEHFMRVPSIKDEMINFKNSLE, from the coding sequence ATGATTTTAGATGAAATAAATAAAATAACATTAGAAGATGTAAAGAAAAGAGAAGAAAAAATATCTTTAGAAGATTTAGAAAATGTTATAGAAGAGGGTACTTTTTATACAAAAGATGTAAAAAGTTTTTTAAAAAGTACAAAAGATGAAGCTATAAGAATAATAGCTGAAGTAAAAAAAGCAAGTCCAAGTAAAGGAGTTATAAAAGAGGATTTTGATCCTATTTTTATAGCTAAAGAGTACAACAAATATGGTGCAAATGCTATATCTGTATTGACTGAACCACACTATTTTAAAGGTGATTTAAACTATTTAAAAAGTATTAGAAGTGTTACAGATATTCCTCTTCTTAGAAAAGACTTTATATTAACTAAATATCAAATTGCTGAAGCACTAGTTTATGGTGCAGACTTTATTTTGCTTATAGCAAAATCTCTTTCTCAAGAGCTACTAAATGAACTTTATGAATATGCAATAGGATTAAATCTTGAAGTTCTTGTTGAGATTCATGATGAAGAAGATTTACAAAAAGCGTTAAATAGTGGAGCTAATATTATAGGAATAAATCATAGAGATTTAAAAACATTTAAAATGGATATGGAACTTTGTGAGAAATTAATTCCAAAAATTCCAAAAGATAAAATAGTTGTTGCAGAATCAGGTGTTAGTGATATAAATATAATCAAAAAACTTCATAAAATTGGTGCAGATGCATTTTTAATAGGGGAACATTTTATGAGAGTTCCTTCAATAAAAGATGAGATGATTAATTTTAAGAATTCATTAGAATAG
- a CDS encoding DUF475 domain-containing protein translates to MSQRSILSYFYGFFVVLIVACALLFAYGGFFALYQGLILSVLELSLSFDNAVINATILATMALAWRRRFLIWGMIIAVFGVRFVFPILIVYFSTSMGFVDSFDLAINNPDEYEKIIESSHHVIMSFGGMFLLMLFLKFIFDEQKDTHWVKYIEDFATKLSKVGDIKALFVMFLMLGITYIAPNEVVMGDDMVKINKLEILVPMIIGVIAFYLLELLKGAIELSKPNEMEQENSSNSLGKATVATGGIISFLYLEVIDMSFSLDGVLGAFAITQNIVIIMIGLGVGAMAVRSLTIYMVEKEMVSKYIYLEHGAMWSIGLLSLSMLVQIFYHLPPMLITTFAIVPIALAFVHSIYKNRAFILDTKSNEE, encoded by the coding sequence TTGAGTCAAAGATCAATTCTATCATATTTTTATGGCTTTTTTGTAGTATTAATTGTTGCTTGTGCATTGCTTTTTGCTTATGGTGGTTTTTTTGCACTTTATCAAGGTTTAATTCTATCTGTTTTAGAACTTAGTTTATCTTTTGATAATGCAGTAATAAATGCAACTATTCTTGCAACAATGGCACTTGCTTGGAGAAGAAGATTTCTAATTTGGGGAATGATTATTGCTGTTTTTGGAGTAAGATTTGTTTTCCCTATATTAATAGTATATTTCTCTACTTCTATGGGATTTGTAGATTCATTCGATTTAGCAATTAACAATCCTGATGAATATGAAAAAATTATTGAAAGTTCTCATCATGTAATTATGTCATTTGGTGGAATGTTCCTTTTAATGTTATTTTTAAAGTTTATTTTTGATGAACAAAAAGATACACATTGGGTTAAATATATTGAAGATTTTGCTACAAAATTATCAAAAGTAGGTGATATTAAAGCACTGTTTGTAATGTTTTTAATGCTAGGAATAACATATATTGCACCAAATGAAGTTGTAATGGGTGATGATATGGTTAAAATCAATAAATTGGAGATTTTAGTTCCTATGATTATTGGTGTTATTGCTTTTTATTTATTAGAACTTTTAAAAGGAGCAATTGAATTAAGTAAACCAAATGAAATGGAGCAAGAAAATTCTTCAAATAGTTTAGGTAAAGCAACAGTTGCAACAGGTGGAATTATTTCATTTTTATATCTTGAAGTAATTGATATGAGTTTTTCATTAGATGGTGTTTTAGGAGCATTTGCTATTACTCAAAATATTGTTATTATTATGATTGGACTTGGAGTTGGAGCTATGGCTGTAAGAAGTCTTACAATTTATATGGTTGAAAAAGAGATGGTTTCAAAATATATATATCTTGAACATGGTGCTATGTGGTCTATTGGGCTTTTATCACTATCTATGCTTGTTCAAATTTTCTATCATCTTCCACCAATGCTTATAACAACTTTTGCTATTGTTCCTATTGCTTTAGCTTTTGTTCACTCAATTTATAAAAATAGAGCATTTATTTTAGATACAAAAAGTAATGAAGAGTAA
- the radA gene encoding DNA repair protein RadA: MAKKKNTLFECQHCGEQSSKWLGKCPSCDSWDSFIELSNEQQEVLKQTVIASNSTSKARPITQIEQDDVLRFSSFNDEFDLVLGGGVVPGSLTLIGGSPGVGKSTLLLKVAGSIAKSGKKVLYVSGEESAGQIKLRANRLDANHDELFLLSEIKLEDILDELLRDDYEVCVIDSIQTIYSSHLNSAPGSVSQVREITFELMRKAKESNIAMFIIGHITKDGSIAGPRVLEHMVDTVLYFEGEASRELRMLRGFKNRFGSTSEIGIFEMTQEGLISAKDIASKFFDKTKSQSGSSLTVSMEGSRAIILEVQALVSESTLPNPKRSATGFDTNRLTMLLALLEKKLDLPFNHYDVFVNISGGIKIKESSADLAVIAAIISSFRNRPISKESVFIGEVSLTGEIKDVYSIDLRLKEAQAQGIKKAIIAQKTNLKLDIKTFAVDEVSKVIELF; this comes from the coding sequence ATGGCAAAAAAGAAAAACACTCTTTTTGAGTGCCAACATTGTGGTGAACAATCTAGTAAATGGCTTGGAAAATGCCCATCTTGTGACTCTTGGGATAGTTTTATAGAACTTAGTAATGAACAGCAAGAAGTATTAAAGCAAACGGTTATAGCTTCAAATTCAACTTCAAAAGCAAGACCTATTACTCAAATAGAGCAAGATGATGTTTTAAGGTTTTCATCTTTTAATGATGAGTTTGATTTAGTTTTAGGTGGTGGAGTAGTTCCTGGAAGTCTTACTTTAATTGGAGGAAGTCCAGGAGTTGGGAAATCAACTTTACTTTTAAAAGTTGCTGGAAGTATTGCAAAATCAGGAAAAAAAGTGCTTTATGTATCAGGAGAAGAGAGTGCTGGTCAAATAAAACTAAGAGCAAATAGACTTGATGCAAATCATGATGAGTTATTTTTATTAAGTGAAATAAAACTTGAAGATATTTTAGATGAACTTTTAAGAGATGATTATGAAGTTTGTGTGATTGACTCTATTCAAACAATATATTCAAGCCATTTAAATTCTGCTCCAGGAAGTGTATCTCAAGTAAGAGAGATAACTTTTGAGCTTATGAGAAAAGCAAAAGAGTCAAATATTGCTATGTTTATTATTGGTCATATTACAAAAGATGGAAGCATAGCAGGTCCTAGAGTTTTAGAGCATATGGTTGATACTGTTTTATACTTTGAAGGAGAAGCTAGTAGAGAACTTAGAATGTTAAGAGGTTTTAAAAATCGTTTTGGAAGTACAAGTGAAATAGGTATTTTTGAAATGACTCAAGAAGGATTAATAAGTGCAAAAGATATAGCTTCAAAGTTTTTTGATAAAACAAAATCTCAAAGTGGTTCAAGTTTAACTGTTTCTATGGAAGGCAGTCGTGCAATTATCCTAGAAGTTCAAGCTTTAGTTTCTGAATCTACTTTACCTAATCCAAAAAGAAGTGCCACAGGTTTTGATACAAATAGATTAACTATGCTTTTAGCTCTTTTAGAAAAAAAACTTGATCTTCCTTTTAATCATTATGATGTTTTTGTAAATATAAGTGGTGGAATTAAAATAAAAGAAAGTAGTGCTGATTTAGCTGTAATTGCAGCTATTATTAGTTCATTTAGAAATCGCCCTATTTCTAAAGAATCAGTTTTTATAGGTGAAGTTAGTTTAACAGGTGAAATAAAAGATGTCTATTCTATTGATTTAAGATTAAAAGAGGCTCAAGCTCAAGGTATAAAGAAAGCTATTATTGCTCAAAAAACAAATTTAAAACTAGATATTAAAACTTTTGCAGTGGATGAAGTATCAAAAGTTATAGAATTATTTTAA